GTTCCTCTAGGACCAGAGCACTCCAATCCCCAATCCTATCTGGCTTCTATGCCCTGCTCTACAAAGTTAGTCATTAGTCTACTCAGAGGCTCCTTTTCTAAAGCAACTCATGGCTTTAGGATCTCCAGCCTAAAGAAGCACAATCTCAAAAAAGACCCTTTCTCATTTCTACTTAGCTACACCCTCACCACTCCCACGCTGCAAGGAGGGTGCTATATTACCCAACTTTTCCTTTTTAGCCCCTCTCTCCTAACTCCTGCTCTCCAGGGCTCACAACAAGAGGGGATTTGAAATCACTGACAAGTGTTAGCAGTATCAGTGAATTAAAACCAATGTCACTCCCAGGTTTAGAAAATACTTCATAGGAATGGTCATTTCCCCCTTTGCAGATAAATTAGCCTGTAATTCTCTCAGCCtctagatttgattttttttttaaataaggctgTCTCTCTAGAAAATCAAATTGCACAAAGACCTTGaagggtatttttttaatagaaagaaagaacgaaagaacgaaagaacgaaaaggaaggaaggaaggaaggaaggaaggaaggaaggaaggaaggaaaagaaaaacgaTGCTTTGCCGGGGAAATTCCTTCCTTATGGGAATGATGCCTGCGTCACCTCCCCCAGCCAGAGGGATTCTGCAAGATCCTCCTGGTATAGGTATTAACCAGCAGAGGGCACACTCCTCTTTCCCGTTCTCCACCAGGCTGCCCAGAGAGAGCCGGTGCTGGCTCAGGAATGCCAAGGAAAAGGAAGGTTTATCACGTCCGCTTTTCAGACCTGGGTCAAAGAAGTCACAGCCAGAATTAGGAGTGGCCTTTGTAAGGATTACTCAGTCAGGATTAGGTAAAATTCTAGTCCATATTCTGAGAGTATGGCCTCCTAATAACGTTATACTTAAAATAACCTGTTTTTAATGAAGTGGGAGGGATAAGTGATcatttttgtaatgtctttactcaacaaaacataaaatggCAACCCTCTGtccttttccaaaattaaaagtaCACACACAGGTCCAGGAAATCCAAAAGCCTACAAATTCTTGCTCTCCAGAACCCAaatgttggtttgttttcatttttgcagttttgcattttatctaTGGCTATAGCATAGTCAGATCTTagccagagacacagaggagTACACTCCTGATCTACAATAACTACCTCACTTGTGGGTTAGGGGGTGGACATGGTCCGTGGGCATGGCTGGCCCTGTGAGTTATTTGTTGACACTGACTGCATGTTCCCCATGGGCAGGTACCCAGCTCCTTTTGGAAGCCTGTGTCCAGGCGAGTGTGCCAAACTTCATCTATACCAGCACCATAGAGGTGGCTGGGCCCAACTCCTACAGGGAGATCATCCAGAACGGCCACGAAGACGAACATCTCGAATCCACATGGTCCGCTTCGTATCCATGCAGCAAAAAACTTGCGGAGAAAGCTGTGCTGGCTGCTAATGGGTGGGCTCTTAAAAATGGTGGCACCTTGCACACTTGTGCCTTAAGGCCCATGTATATCTACGGGGAAGGAAGCGTATTCCTTTATAACCATATATACAAGGCCCTGAAGAACAATGGGATCATCAAACAGAGCAGCAAATTCTCCATAGTCAACCCTGTCTATGTAGGCAACGTGGCCTGGGCTCACATTCTGGCCTCAAGGGCCCTACAGGAccccaagaaggcccccagagtTGGAGGACAGTTCTATTATATCTCAGATGACACACCTCACCAAAGCTATGATAACCTCAATTACAGTTTGAGCAAAGAATGGGGCTTCTCCCTTGAGTCCAGAATGAGCCTTCCTCTATTTCTGGAGTACTGGCTTGCCTTCCTGCTGGAAATAGTGAGCTTCCTACTCAGTCCAATTTACAAATACCAACCCCCCTTTAACCGCCACCTGGTGACATTGTTAAATAGCGTGTTTACCTTCTCCTATAAGAAAGCTCAGCGGGACCTGGGGTATGAGCCAGTCTTCAGCTGGGAGGAAGCAAAGCAAAAGACCATGGAGTGGATTGGCTCCATAGTGAAAGAGCACAAGAAGTCCCTAAAAACAAAGACTCACTGATCTGGGGGTGCCAAGGACGTAGAGGGAGGTCTTTCAGGCTCTCCCGCTCTGGCTTCCCACAGAAAGAAACAAGGGCACAAGCCTGGGTCCTACTGCCTCCCATTTCCAAGATGGCCACCTTCCTTTACAAGATGGTAACCCTTCCCTGTCCCTGGCCGAACCAGAAGCTCTCTGTCCTACCCACACTACAGAGGACAGACGAAAGCCTCCGATGCCGATTCTGAGCTATTCGGGCCTGTTTCACTAAACAGTTTTGCCTATCGGTTCCGTTTCCTTTTGTTACGTGTGAAacatttcttaacttttaaaaattccgATTCCTACACACAGCTCAATGAAAAGAGTAATAAATGCTTTAATGCCTAATCTGGAGGACGCTGTGGTTGACATGGACACacaccttcctcctttcccttccatgTCCAGGTATCACTACGTCCTTTTTAGGAAGGTAGCATGGAACGGAGGTGGGCAGAAGTGTTTGGAAGCGGGGGAAATCAAGATCGACTTAACCAGTATGTTTCGGCATATATCACTGCATTAATCCCTCTCCAGAAAACTAGGAGGTAGGGATTAGTACTTCTTTTTATTGACAAGGAAACCCGATCATCATGACCACCAACTGCTAAGTGACCAGGCCACTTAACCCAGACAGACTGACTTGACAGCCCCTGTCCACCGACTCATGAAGCCTGAACTGCCTAAAATTTGCAGTCGAACAGGGGTGGTGCGGAGGGGTTTGTCAGCGGTGCAACAGAGCCCTGGAGTGTGCTTCTTGGGAGAGCCCGGCTCCTCTGGGCCACCTCCTTCTCACCCAGCTTGTGCAGGAGACTCCCTAGGACCCAGAAGAACCCTTGAGGGGCATCTTGAGAGTTCGCAAGCCCTTGCCAGGTGGCCTGGGTAGGGAAAGGAGAAGCTGAGATGTGGCCAGCCTCTACTGCCAATGCCAGTTTCCTTAGCCCCCAGGACGTACGTGGGCCACACTGGCAATTCAAAGCCGCTATCTAACCTTTCAAATCATGCAATGAAACCATACCATGGGTTCTCGGGAAAGTAAAGGGAACAGATATGATGAACTCCCCTAAAACTTCATCTCCTACCCAGCCCAAGAGGTAGAGGTCGACCGCCCCACACCTCCAGAATGAActcctttctccatctccctGGCTCTCCCTTACACTGCCTGCTGTGACGGAAGCTTATCCCTCTACGTCCGTaagtctctctcctttccctccacctgccccagccTGTGCATCCCTTATCCTCAGGAGAGGAGGCCAATCAAGGCAGGTTTGGGGAGTTGAATGACGACACAGTCATGAACTAAGCAGAGGACCAATAGTCAAAAGAAACACCGTCAGGACTGGCGAGGACCACATGACCTGGGGCAGCTGAGGAGGTGGCCGTGCGGCTTGGAGTGTCAGTGGTGACAGCTGCCTCTCTCCAGACCAGGCTGTTGCCTGTCTTTATGAACCAGAGCCACGGCAAGAGTCGCACCCAACATCCAGTGGCTCCTTTCTTACCTAGAGAATGTACAGATTATGATTTCAGTTGAATTTGATTACCACAAGGGAGATAGCTTATGCTTTCATTctaaggagaaaggggaaaaaaacattctgGCTGGGGGTACAGGTTTCTATCACCTTCAAAATCCCAAGGGCCAGAGGATCAGCACAGGGCTGAGGCACGCGGAGATGCAGCGGGTTTAGGTGAGAAATGGAACACTCCATCCTGCCTTCCTGCACTGCCCAGAACACAAGGGACAGCACCTTTCCAAGCTCTTATAAGGTGCACACACCTTTATATGAGTGTCCCCAAgcgaaggaaagaaagaaggttgGTGGGATCTGGGACAAGCGTTCCCCAGGTGAGTTTTTAGCCTAGTGAAATCCCACATCTATGAACCCACCGGGGCAATTctcacagggaagggaaggggcattGTGGCCAAAGGGCAAGGGGGGCTGGGGCGCAAGGTaagcagaggcagaggagaggggctctGACGCATTGGTGGTCCCAGCTGAGTACACATAAAAGCCTCAAATGTTTGGACCCGTGAAGTTGGCCATTCTTATACTGGGCACAGAACTGAGGGCTCCCGGCCTTTAGACCTAATGCACAAACTTTaggtctctccccttccccacccctcctctcccttccctctccactccctcctcccctcttccctttcctgccacccccgccccccacctggaTGCAGCACAGAGTAGGGTGAACAGTGAAGGAAGGTGCAGGTGCATGTACAACCACTGGGTTAAGCGCTGAGTGTATGTGAGTCCAGGGACCAGAGCTCATCTCAAGTTATTGGGaaagcccccctccccacagcagGGGGGGGGGCCCTCAGCTAGGCCTCGAAGGCTAGATGGGACTTGGGTAGGAGAGTGAGGTGGTCCAGGCAGGGGAGGAACCTGAGCAGTGGTGCTAAGGAAGGACAGTGAagtgtggaggtggggtggggaggagggtgaaggggagtgagGAGGCTGGCCTGCCAGGTGGAGAAGGGTTTACCCCAGGGAGATTAGATGGCTTAGGGCATCAGATGTGACAGTGAACTTGATAAGGCTGGCCTCAGGGTAGAGGTGGAGCGAGCAGGTGGGTGAATGGCCTGGTGGAAGGCCAGCAGACATGTGGCAGGGGGCCTGAAGAGGTGAGAGGGGGTGAGCTGGACAGGAAGGCCACCTCAACCAGCTGCTTTAGAAACGTAgacattctcggggcgcctgggtggctcagtcagttgagcatccaacttcggctcaggtgacgatcttgcgttgcgtgggttcgagccccacatcagcacagagcctggagcctgctttggattctgtgtctctctctccctctgcccctcccctgctcgtgctctccctgtctctctctcaaaaataaaaaagcattaaaaaaaattttacaaacgTAGACATTGTGTGTTTCACCCCAAGTACAAAGTTCTCAATTACTTTATTAACAAGCAGActaagaacaataacaaaaactgaCCTCACAGTTTCTCCTCTCATTAGTATAAGTCAAATATCCAAGGAAGATCTGGAGACTGGGGCGAGGGCAGGGCAGCTCTGGATTAGGACGGGGCTCCCCATCCCTGACATGCTAACTGCTCCAGGCAGGCCGGCCCACCCAGAAATGGACAAAGCTATTAGAGGGGGTCTTCGAAAAGACATgcctgccggggcgcctggggggctcagtcggttaagtgtctgactcttgatttcagctccggtcacgatctcacggttcgtggggtagagccccacatcgggctctgtgctgacagcgcggggcctgcttgagattctctccctccctctgtctctgcccctccctctacgctctcactcttgctctctctcaaaataaattttgaggtcccctggatggctcagtcggttgagcctccagctcttggtttccagttcaggtcgtgatctcacagttcatgggatctggtccctcgtcgggctctgctctgagagcacagagcctgccggagattttgtctctccctctctctctgcccctcccctgcccttggaATGTGGGCTCTTCTCGCCTTCCCTGCTtccagaggctgctccaaggacacgGCCTTGAGATAATGATGTGGTGTTGAGAACACCTGCACAGTATACATGACTGAACCCAGCGAAGGCCTCTTTATCTGTTCCTCTGAGGGTAGGAACCAGATCCAGATTATACCCGGGAAGCTCCTGTGAGGATTGTGAGGCAAGTCTGTATCACATGTCTTGTGAatatctgtgcttttttttccccaaagatattTCAGCGCGTTCAGTTACAAGGTGCTGGCCCAGAACCTCTTGGGGGTCTATGTAATTATGATATTGCTTTATTACCTTattaaaatctaaaagaaatctgaatttcaaCACACATCCAGCCCCTAGGATTTTGGACAAAAGATCGTGGACTGCTAGCCAGAAGAATCAGGTGCCAGGGATTGCTTTACACGTTTGATATAATAACCCTCAAACAACACTCAAAAGCAGGCGCTCTTGCTACCCTAATTTGACACgggaggaaatggaagcagagaggtACGCAATTTGCTCGAGGTCATCCAGCTCGCTAGTGGTTCAGTTccagtgataataataataaaaaaaaaaaagcattgtgaCTTCCAGGAGTCCACGTGAAGACATCAGACTCACATGTCTGCAGGAGCCAGCACCCGCATTGTAAGTGAAGCAGGTTGGAGCCCAGAGACCCCagggcatggggggtggggtggggtgggagtgtggTGTGCAGGAGGCCACGCTCTGCTTCCAGGAGGCAGCAGCTGATTCGGGCCTGGGATGTACTCCAAGTTCCCAGATCTTCTGACT
This Lynx canadensis isolate LIC74 chromosome C1, mLynCan4.pri.v2, whole genome shotgun sequence DNA region includes the following protein-coding sequences:
- the LOC115521812 gene encoding 3 beta-hydroxysteroid dehydrogenase/Delta 5-->4-isomerase gives rise to the protein MAGWICLVTGAGGFLGQRIVRLLVEEKDLQEIRALDKVFSPELREEFSKLQSKIKLTILEGDILDEQCLKKACQDTSVIIHTACIIDFMDVIHRETIMNVNLKGTQLLLEACVQASVPNFIYTSTIEVAGPNSYREIIQNGHEDEHLESTWSASYPCSKKLAEKAVLAANGWALKNGGTLHTCALRPMYIYGEGSVFLYNHIYKALKNNGIIKQSSKFSIVNPVYVGNVAWAHILASRALQDPKKAPRVGGQFYYISDDTPHQSYDNLNYSLSKEWGFSLESRMSLPLFLEYWLAFLLEIVSFLLSPIYKYQPPFNRHLVTLLNSVFTFSYKKAQRDLGYEPVFSWEEAKQKTMEWIGSIVKEHKKSLKTKTH